The sequence TCAGAATGCCGACAGGAGGCAATAGCTACTTCACCATGATGGCGCTTTATAACATGCTGGACGGTCAATACGCCAGAGAAAATCCCGTCTTTAGAATTGGGTTTGATATTGGCCTCTGATGCTACAGCTTGTTTTGCTCAGCAAGCCTAAGGAACCACCCATCCAATATTGCATTGAACTTCTCCGGCTGCTCCATCATTGGCGCATGACAGCATTCATCTATCCAATGAAGTTCTGAATCCGGCAACAACCGATGAAAATCCTCAGCGACCTCAGGTGGAGTGATGTGGTCGTCTTTGCCCCAGATCAGGCAAACAGGAACTTCTATCTTATGAACTTCCTTTGACATATTGTGGCGAATGGCTGATTTGGCAAGAGATAGTATCCGAATCAGCTTCCCCCGATCATTGACAATTGAGAAACATTCATCCACCAGTTCCTTGGTAGCATGCTTGGGGTCGTAAAACGTTACGGCTACTTTTTGCTTGATGTAATCGTAGTCTTCCCTTCTGGGAAATGTATCGCCCATGGCTTTCTCATAAAGACCACTACTACCTGTCAACACCATTGAATGAAGGCGGTCACCGAAACTCACTGCGTATATCAACGCCACGTGCCCCCCGAGGGAATTCCCAAGCAACGTAACCTTATCGTAGTTCTTGAACTTAATGAACCGGTGTATGTATTTGGCCAGGTTCTTCACATTGGTTTCAAGAACCGGCAGGGTATATATTGGCATCAGGGGGATAACCACCCGATAGCGGTCGGAAAAGTGTGATATCACGTCATGGAAATTGCTTAGCGCACCAAACAATCCATGCAAAAGCATGAGGGTGTGTCCCTCACCTGCCTCTACATATTTAAACTCTCCTTCTTCCTGAATCTGGTATTCCATCATAGTGCAAAAGAATGCGCTAAAAATAACATAAACAAATGAACCGTGTGCAGCCGGTCGAGAATAATGCAAATCATGTTACGATATCACTGCCTGGAAACGTTTCTCCCACCTCTTACCACCAGATTGAAGAATATTGGATTCTAAGAGGTTGGACGCCAAATCGCAACATTTATGATTTCAGTACGTTAAAAGTTTTCAACAAAGTGGTAAATTGTGGTAAATTGTGGTAATTCTTTGCCTATATTTACACTCAAAAACAACTTGAATGTCAGAGTTCATAGGAGAGTACGGATGCAGGCTGGACGCCAAAGGCAGATTTATGCTGCCGGTTGGCCTTCGGAAGCAGCTCTCCCCGGAAGCCAGAGACAGTTTTGTGGCAAACCGGGGCTTCGAGCAGCATCTGACTTTGTACCCCATGGACGAGTGGCAGAAGATAACCGCCCAACTCAAACAGTTGAATCTGTTCGTCGCGAAAAACAGGAAGTTTTACAGGCAGTTTCACAACGGAGCCAGTGTATTACCCCTGGATACAACAGGCCGGCTGTTGATTCCGAAAACGCTGATGGGATACGCAGGCATCGCACAGGACATCACGCTCTTTGCATATGCCAACCGGATCGAGATTTGGGCCACGGATATTTACCAGGAATTCATGAAAGACACATCCGACTTTGCCGACCTGGCAGAGGAGGTGATGGGATCCCTGCTCCAATCCGGAGACAGTGATGTATCATGACCCTGTACTCCTGCATGAAAGCATAGCAGGCCTGAATATCCGGGAAGGTGGCACATACGTGGATGCAACCTTCGGTGGAGGAGGACATAGCAAGGCCATACTCCAGCAATTGAAAGGCGGACGGCTTATCGCTTTTGACCAGGATGATGATGCCGCCCGAAATAAACTGAATGATGAACGACTGATATATGTACCACAAAATTTTCGGTATTTGTCGAAGTACCTGAAGCTACATAAAGCCCTTCCCGTTGACGGCATTCTGGCCGATCTGGGTGTCTCCTCCCACCAATTTGACACCCCCGGAAGAGGTTTCTCCCTTCGATTTGACGGCCCCCTTGATATGCGCATGGATCAGCGATCCCCGCGTACCGCAGCGCAAATCATAGCAGAATACTCCGAAGATCAACTGACATCAGTATTCAAACAATACGGCGAACTCCCACAGGCAAGGAAGTTTGCCCGAACCATTGTCTTGCAACGCGAGATCGCCTCGCTTACCACCACTGTGGAACTGAGAGAAGTTTTATCCAAACACATCCCGCGTGGTAAAGAACACAGCATCCTTGCAAGGGTATTCCAGGCTCTTAGAATGGAAGTCAATGACGAGACATCGGTACTTAAAGATTTTATAGAACAATCGCGGGAAGTGATCCGTGAAGGAGGCCGACTGGCTATTATCTCTTACCACTCCCTCGAAGATCGCCTCGTGAAACACTATATGCGCAGTGGAAACTGGACTGGACATGCCGATACCGACCTGAAAGGTCATATTCTCTCTCCATTTATTCCCTCTCCAAGAAAGGCCATACAACCTTCAGAAGACGAGATTAACCGCAACCCCAGAGCACGAAGTGCCAGGCTCAGGATCGCAGAAAGGAGCGCTTATCCATGAATAAGAAGAAAGAACCGGTTAAAGAGAAAAAGGTAGCCAAAGGACCTTTCAGGAAGGTTATCCGTGGATTTCAAAGCATCCTCACCGGTCGAATGTTGTCGGAAAGAGGCAGCGAAAAGATGGCACCATACATTCTGTTCCTTGCACTGTTGGGTATTCTTTACATCGCAAACATTCACTTCGCAGAGCGCACTGTGCGTGAAATGGATCATGTACAGCAGGAATTGAAGGAGTTGCAAACCGAATACATCACGACCCGCTCCGAAATCATGTACAACAGCAAACAATCCCGCGTTTCCGTAGCGCTCAGCCCACAGGGCATCAAGGAGTCAACAGTGCCGCCAAAAAAGATTGTAATTAAAAAAGACAACTAACGACAAGTGGACGCGCAAAAGAAAAATATGCTTTGGAGAACCTACCTGGTCTATTTCGGGATCAGTCTGTTTGCCCTTGTCATTCTTGCGCAAGTGATCCGAATCCAAACAACACAACGGGAAGATTGGTTGCAACAGGCCAGGGAGCAGACGATGAAGTTTGTAAATATCGATGCTGCGCGAGGAAATATCTTTGCCGGAGACGGCAGTCTGCTCGCCACGTCCATTCCTATCTACGAAGTTCGGATGGATCCCAACCGCGATGTGATCCCGGATAGTGTATTCAACAAAAAGATTGATTCACTCGCCTGGCACCTCTCCAGGTTATTTGATGATAAGCCCGCTTCAGTCTACAAGAAGGAG is a genomic window of Flavobacteriales bacterium containing:
- a CDS encoding alpha/beta hydrolase, which produces MEYQIQEEGEFKYVEAGEGHTLMLLHGLFGALSNFHDVISHFSDRYRVVIPLMPIYTLPVLETNVKNLAKYIHRFIKFKNYDKVTLLGNSLGGHVALIYAVSFGDRLHSMVLTGSSGLYEKAMGDTFPRREDYDYIKQKVAVTFYDPKHATKELVDECFSIVNDRGKLIRILSLAKSAIRHNMSKEVHKIEVPVCLIWGKDDHITPPEVAEDFHRLLPDSELHWIDECCHAPMMEQPEKFNAILDGWFLRLAEQNKL
- the mraZ gene encoding division/cell wall cluster transcriptional repressor MraZ, which encodes MSEFIGEYGCRLDAKGRFMLPVGLRKQLSPEARDSFVANRGFEQHLTLYPMDEWQKITAQLKQLNLFVAKNRKFYRQFHNGASVLPLDTTGRLLIPKTLMGYAGIAQDITLFAYANRIEIWATDIYQEFMKDTSDFADLAEEVMGSLLQSGDSDVS
- the rsmH gene encoding 16S rRNA (cytosine(1402)-N(4))-methyltransferase RsmH, translating into MYHDPVLLHESIAGLNIREGGTYVDATFGGGGHSKAILQQLKGGRLIAFDQDDDAARNKLNDERLIYVPQNFRYLSKYLKLHKALPVDGILADLGVSSHQFDTPGRGFSLRFDGPLDMRMDQRSPRTAAQIIAEYSEDQLTSVFKQYGELPQARKFARTIVLQREIASLTTTVELREVLSKHIPRGKEHSILARVFQALRMEVNDETSVLKDFIEQSREVIREGGRLAIISYHSLEDRLVKHYMRSGNWTGHADTDLKGHILSPFIPSPRKAIQPSEDEINRNPRARSARLRIAERSAYP
- a CDS encoding S-adenosyl-methyltransferase; protein product: MNKKKEPVKEKKVAKGPFRKVIRGFQSILTGRMLSERGSEKMAPYILFLALLGILYIANIHFAERTVREMDHVQQELKELQTEYITTRSEIMYNSKQSRVSVALSPQGIKESTVPPKKIVIKKDN